In the genome of Streptomyces fagopyri, the window AATCCGCACTGAACGGACCACCGACACCCGTGAACTCGCTGCCACCGAAGCCGACGCGTTCCGACGCCCGCAGCAACCGGGCGCGCATCCTGGCCGCCGCCACCGAGGCGTTCTCGGCCTCCACCAGCGCCTCCATGACGTCCATCGCCAAGCAGGCCGGGGTCGGCGTCGGAACCCTGTACCGGCACTTCCCGACCCGGGAAGCCCTCGTCGTCGAGCTCTACGACCAGGAGATCCAGAAGCTCATCGACCTCGCCCACACCCTGGCCGGCTCGCTCCCGCCGCTCACGGCCCTGCGCGGCTGGTTCGAGGAGGTCGCCCGGTACGGCCAGCTCAAGTACGGCGTGGCCGAGGTCATCCACGCGGCGACCAACGGCGGCCTCGACGACGAGCACTACGGACCCTTCCTCGGCGCGATCACCGCCCTCCTCGACGCCGGCGCCGCCGAGGGCTCGCTGAAGCCGGGCACCGACCCGGAGGACGTACTCCTCCAGCTCAGCGTGCTGTGGCGGATCCCCCCGGGGCCCGGCAGCCAGGAACGGGCCGCCCGGATCCTCGACCTCGTCGCCGACGGGCTCCGCAGCCGGCCACCGGAATCCGCGTAGCACCGGGGCGGGCGGCGTCGACCCCGGGTGGACGCCGCCCGCCGCCGCACCGGGACTGATCCGCCTCCGCGCCCGACCCGTTCACCGCCCCGCGCGCCCCCGTCCGTGACGACCGCCGCCACGGCCGGGTGGGCGCGGGACGGCCACCCCCGCACGGTCGGGTCCGTCCGGGACGGGCACTCCCGCGCGGGAGTGCCCGTACGGGACCCAGCGCCCGCCGGGGGTCACGCGCCGTCCTGAACGGCGAGCACGATCTTGCCGCGGTGCTCCCTGCGTTCCAGGCGCTCGTGCGCGGCGCGTGCCCGCTCCAGCGGGAACACCGCCTCGACCGGCACCCGGTACCGGCCGGCCGCGACCCGCTCGGCGAGTTCCCGCAGGTCCGCGCGCGGGTCGTAGCCGTGGATCTGCAGGTTGGTGAGCTGGAACCCGAGGACGGACGCGTTCTTCGGGTAGAAGTCACGGGTGTCGACGACGCTCGGCTCCAGGGCCACGTTGGCGAGGGCGACCACCCGTCCGCCGTGGCCGACCTCGCGCAGACTCCGGGCGAAGGCGGGGCCGCCGACGGTGTCGAGGACGATGTCCGCACCGCGGCCCCCGGTCAGCCGCAGCACCTCGTCGACCTCGGCGTCGTCGGGGTGCGCGGAGGTGTCGAGGGTGTCCCGCGCACCGAACCCGGCCGCCCAGGCGGTCTTCTCCGCCGAACCCGCCGACGCGATGACCCGGGCGCCGGCGCCCGCCGCGATCTGCACGGCCGCGCTGCCCACCCCGCTCGCCGCGGCCTTCACCAGTACGGTGTCGCCCTCGGTCACCTTCGCCAGCCTGAGCAGGCAGTACCAGGCGGACAGCCACGCCACGGGCAGGGTGGCGGCCTGCGTCAGCTCGACGCCCTCCGGGAGCACGGTCACACGCTCGGCCGGCACGACAGCCAACTCGGCATAGAAACCAGGCGCGTTCACCCCGTCCAGGGCCATGACCCGCTGCCCGGCCCGGACCCCGGTCACCCCCTCCCCCACGGCCTCCACGACGCCGGACGCCTCGACGCCCGGGATCAGCGGGGGCCGGCCGGCCCGGTGGTACACCCCGGCCCGCACGAGCGCGTCCGCGCGGTTCACCCCCGCCGCCGCGATCCGCACCAGCACCTGTCCGGGGCCGGCGACCGGGTCCGGCACCTCCACCGGGACCAGCACCTCGGGCCCGCCGAACTCGTCGATCCGCACCGCACGCATACCGCACCTGCTCCCTCGGGGGACGTACCGGAACACCGCACGCAAGGCCGACCCGCACAGTGACACCGGTTGAAGTGGTGTCACTGTGCGACACCTTATGAACAGGTGTCAAGGCGTTAGAATCGGACCATGCCCCCAGCTTCCGCCCCCGAGCCGCAGACGGCGTTCCCCTTCATCGGCGGCCGCCCCGCCCTGGACTTCGTCGCCACGCTCGGCAAACGGCACACCGCGCCGTTCGAACGGCTCCCGGACCCCGAGGCACTCGCCCGCTGGATCACCGAGGCGGGCCTGCACGCCGGAGCGGACGGCGGCCCGGCACGGATCAGCGAGGCCGATCTCCTCCGCGCCCGCACGCTGCGCGAGGCCGTCCACCGTCTCGTACGCGCCGCGATGCTCGAAGAAGCGCCCGACCCGGACGACGTCGCACGGGTGAACGAAGCGGCGGCGCTGCCCGATCTCGCACCTCAGCTCGCCGAGCCGTACGACGGTCCACGGCCGGTCCTGCGCTGGACGGCCGCGCGGCCCGGCCCCGCGGCCCTGGCGACCGTGGCCCGGGACGCGGTCCTCCTGATCGGCGGCCCCCTGCTCGGAAGGATCAAGGAGTGCGAGAGCCCCACGTGCTCCCTGCTCTTCCTGGACGACTCCCAGGCCCGCCGGCGCCGCTGGTGCTCCATGGACCGCTGCGGCAATCTCGCCAAGGTGGCCGGCTACCGGTCCCGTGGCCGCACCGCCTCCACCACTGAAAACTGACCGCCGAAGGGCGCACTG includes:
- a CDS encoding TetR/AcrR family transcriptional regulator, coding for MNSLPPKPTRSDARSNRARILAAATEAFSASTSASMTSIAKQAGVGVGTLYRHFPTREALVVELYDQEIQKLIDLAHTLAGSLPPLTALRGWFEEVARYGQLKYGVAEVIHAATNGGLDDEHYGPFLGAITALLDAGAAEGSLKPGTDPEDVLLQLSVLWRIPPGPGSQERAARILDLVADGLRSRPPESA
- a CDS encoding quinone oxidoreductase family protein, with the protein product MRAVRIDEFGGPEVLVPVEVPDPVAGPGQVLVRIAAAGVNRADALVRAGVYHRAGRPPLIPGVEASGVVEAVGEGVTGVRAGQRVMALDGVNAPGFYAELAVVPAERVTVLPEGVELTQAATLPVAWLSAWYCLLRLAKVTEGDTVLVKAAASGVGSAAVQIAAGAGARVIASAGSAEKTAWAAGFGARDTLDTSAHPDDAEVDEVLRLTGGRGADIVLDTVGGPAFARSLREVGHGGRVVALANVALEPSVVDTRDFYPKNASVLGFQLTNLQIHGYDPRADLRELAERVAAGRYRVPVEAVFPLERARAAHERLERREHRGKIVLAVQDGA
- a CDS encoding CGNR zinc finger domain-containing protein translates to MPPASAPEPQTAFPFIGGRPALDFVATLGKRHTAPFERLPDPEALARWITEAGLHAGADGGPARISEADLLRARTLREAVHRLVRAAMLEEAPDPDDVARVNEAAALPDLAPQLAEPYDGPRPVLRWTAARPGPAALATVARDAVLLIGGPLLGRIKECESPTCSLLFLDDSQARRRRWCSMDRCGNLAKVAGYRSRGRTASTTEN